The following proteins are co-located in the Camarhynchus parvulus chromosome 17, STF_HiC, whole genome shotgun sequence genome:
- the REXO4 gene encoding LOW QUALITY PROTEIN: RNA exonuclease 4 (The sequence of the model RefSeq protein was modified relative to this genomic sequence to represent the inferred CDS: inserted 1 base in 1 codon): MAKQSPAEPQAAGPSGAARGKSKKRRKKRKALGEAAAAAKGPGMAAVGXPRNPQEFSSNWKALQELLKQKASNSKKPISTGQTDTKKKQPLKAAKSPEVPAVNGNGNVVKAKSTNKMDNGAAKASPPLAKPETKGVTANKNFNGTKSNGKGIKEKKKNGIVVKEKDELKHKRRKAEEHVEQQPKEADIWFDDVDPKDIEAALGPEAAKIARRNLGLETEQCQSVEKVLVKEKAFDGLTRAVAMDCEMVGVGPKGEDSILARVSIVNQFGKCVYDKYVKPTEKVTDYRTAVSGIRPQNINSGEDFKTVQKEVAEILQGRILVGHALRNDLKVLLLDHPHKKIRDTQRYKPFKQRVKSSRPSLKLLCETLLNVQVQTAEHCSIQDAQAAMRLYTLEKKKWEAAVKNKANKKNCKT, encoded by the exons ATGGCAAAGCAGAGCCCTGCGGAGCCGCAGGCGGCGGGGCCGAGCGGCGCGGCCCGcgggaaaagcaaaaagaggaggaagaagaggaaggccCTCGGGGAAGCGGCGGCCGCGGCCAAAGGCCCCGGCATGGCGGCTGTGG CCCCCCGCAACCCGCAGGAGTTCTCCTCCAACTGGAAGGCGCTGCAGGAG ctgctgaaacaAAAGGCAAGTAACTCCAAGAAGCCCATCTCCACGGGTCAAACAGACACCAAAAAGAAGCAGCCACTCAAAGCAGCCAAAAGCCCAGAAGTCCCAGCAGtcaatgggaatgggaatgtggTAAAGGCCAAATCCACAAACAAAATGGACAATGGTGCTGCTAAAGCCAGTCCTCCTTTGGCCAAGCCAGAAACCAAGGGGGTTACAGCAAATAAGAACTTCAATGGCACCAAAAGCAATGGGAAAggcatcaaagaaaaaaagaaaaatggcattGTTGTGAAGGAGAAGGATGAGCTGAAACACAAGAGGAGGAAAGCTGAGGAGCATGTGGAGCAGCAGCCCAAAGA GGCTGACATCTGGTTTGATGATGTTGATCCCAAAGATATTGAAGCAGCACTAGGACCTGAAGCAGCAAAAATTGCCAGAAGGAACCTGGGACTTGAAACAGAGCAATGCCAGTCTGTGGAGAAGGTGCTGGTTAAGGAAAAGGCTTTTGATGG GCTGACCAGGGCTGTGGCCATGGACTGTGAGATGGTGGGGGTGGGCCCCAAGGGCGAGGACAGCATCTTGGCTCGGGTGTCCATCGTCAACCAGTTTGGCAAGTGTGTTTATGACAAGTATGTCAAGCCCACGGAGAAGGTGACAGACTACAGGACAGCTGTCAGTGGCATCCGGCCTCAGAACATAAACTCAG GTGAAGACTTCAAAACAGTTCAGAAGGAGGTGGCTGagatcctgcagggaaggattttAGTTGGACACGCCTTACGGAATGACCTAAAG GTTCTACTTCTTGATCACCCCCACAAGAAAATCAGGGACACACAGAGATACAAACCTTTCAAACAGAGAGTCAAG AGTTCCAGGCCATCCCTGAAGCTGCTCTGTGAGACGCTGCTCAATGTTCAGGTGCAGACAGCAGAGCACTGCTCG ATCCAGGATGCACAAGCAGCTATGAGACTTTACaccctggagaaaaagaaatgggaagcTGCCGTTAAGAACAAAGCTAACAAGAAAAATTGTAAAACTTAA